The proteins below are encoded in one region of Podarcis raffonei isolate rPodRaf1 chromosome 6, rPodRaf1.pri, whole genome shotgun sequence:
- the CRIP1 gene encoding cysteine-rich protein 1 codes for MPKCPKCQKEVYFAEKVTSLGKDWHRPCLKCEKCSKTLTAGGHAEHDGKPYCNHPCYAALFGPKGFGRGGAESHTFK; via the exons ATGCCCAAGTGCCCCAagtgccagaaggaggtgtacttCG CTGAGAAAGTCACTTCCCTGGGAAAAGACTGGCATCGGCCGTGCTTGAAGTGCGAAAAATGCAGCAAGACCCTGACTGCAGGTGGCCATGCGGAG CATGATGGGAAGCCTTATTGCAACCACCCTTGCTATGCTGCCTTGTTTGGACCAAAAG GGTTTGGTCGTGGAGGGGCTGAAAGCCACACCTTCAAATGA